The sequence AAGAAAGTAGATTGAAAAAGAAGGAGagtcggcaagaaactcattactTACTCTATTTCACcattgaacgtcgacgaaaatgttatcggaattttggaagtaaaattaaagaggaaataagtagttaagtgcattagtgttgaattataaataaatgtatattcatcataaactcttaattgTGCACAATATTGCTGtgatattagcaaatcgcatgaaaaatgtaaatctaagatttgtttatctgtatttttacattggaataggctatatatgtAATcagtttttaatgatttaatatatcatcTCCTTGATCCTCAtatgaaaaaagttaaaaaattcaCAATATAGCGGTgtaaattttagtttgtttaaaaaGGCGTGTTATTTCATTCTCAGTGTTGACTTTTGATAATTGACAGAGTGACAGTGTGGACTTGACAGGTCAATCAATTCATATTAattcataaagtttatttttaatatacactgcacagtccaatatttaaattagtttttaaagatATAGTATACgcctgaataaaatattaatatgaaaagaaaTCTAGACATGAaatgtaaagataattttatgaaacgatttaaatattacaaatcaaataaaccAGAACCATCACTTGATAAAGTTGTTAGAATACAATATGATATCCCAATTGAGGTaaagcttattatttttatgtaatactagATGTGACTGCcatttcgtgcgcgtttgattttaacaaaaagttattgttgaagcctaagttactccttattacatcagcttgaTGCCAGTGAAAGTCCAGTCAAAATCGGCCtaaccgttccagagattagtcggaacaaacagaaagacagataaaaatttaaaaaatattttggtacacATATACCGTGTATActtacatatgcatttagtacaaagcggttattttaatattacaaacagacactccaattttattatatgtatagatttttattattttttattaatagttactaTTCTTTGTTAATAGGTAAACAATATTTCTAATGTTATAGAAGAAGACTCAAGAACTAAACTGCTAGGTTTAAGAAATTTTACAGACTGGAAGACATATACATTTATGAAACAtactggtttatttttaatagcaaatcCATTTACAAGTTTAGGACAAAGATATTGGATCAGAAAATGTTTAGAAGATTATCCTAGGAAGcccaataaaacaaatattgatattgaaaaacaaattgaaGATTGGTGGCGAGAAATACACAAAAGTGATGAATTGGATAGGAAAATGCAGAAAAAATTGAGATGGACAACATTAGGGTACCATCACAACTGGGACACTaaagtaaaatgttaatatgtttataagtaatttatattgagATAACtggaaaaaattataacaccATTATGCCTTAACAGATTTATAATGGTTAATTATGggataaaaaaatggaatatttttctaaaattgttTAAAGATAAAGAGATGTGACTTATTTTACTCCAAATAACCAGACAAATTAGCCTTAATAtcatgattaaatataaaaacaaaatcaatattttttagtcaCATTACATAATACCTTTCAGATTCCGAATACCATATCttgttcattatattttaataatgttaatgaatataatatacttcaatTACAGGTGTACTGTGAAAAAAATAGGAATATATTTCCTTCAGAATTAGCAGAGTTATGTGATGTTGTAGCCCAATATCTGGGCTACACAAATTTTAATGCACAAGCTGCTATTGTTAACTATTATCATATGGGATCCACACTCTCAGCTCATACTGACCATTCAGAAGTGAATTTAGAAGCACCACTATTTTCGTTcaggtatatataatatatatttacttattacatttttaattataaatcactccaatatactatttttatacatgGCAACTTTCTATTTTTGTAaatgctatttaaaatttagttttacatGCAACATatgagttttttaataaattaataaagttgtgTAAtaagatttgttatttttttcagttttggTCAGTCTGCAATATTCTTGATAGGCGGCCAGGAGAAATCACATGAACCATCAGCTATTCTTCTCAATAGTGGTGATATACTTATTATGTCAAAGGAAGCCAGACTTTGTTATCATGCCGTGCCTAAAATATTACAAGCATCAGATCAACCATGGAATAACCATGAggaattaatacaaattactgATAAtggtaaaactaaatatataaatgaagaaacaataattaaagaagtaaatagaaatattgataataaagaGTGGACTCAGTTCAATAGCTATGTTGAAGAATCTAGAATAAATGTGAATGTTAGGCAAGTGTTAATGGAAAATCAAGAAAGATTAGATAgttgatatgatatgatatgataatatactaatttatttacaattttatattctcttttatttaaatttaataaaaaaacattagttaCTTTGCGATTTAAAAAGGACCCATGTGGAATTGGCTGTTCCGTAATCACTGAAAAGGAATTTCAAATTCTCATgaatagataattatattttacagtaataaatattttttattcaaaatattttctatttgtagTGTGTATATATACTAGTTCAgcataatacattatgtcaatattataatagaagtGACTTCAAtagtttaatatgaaatttttgaGTTGGTGAATTACCTTCAATTTTAGTCTTAGGAATAAATTGTTGCTCACTTTGTTGTTGGTCACAAAGACCccaaaaacatttaacatagtTTTCGACGTAGCATTCGTATTCATCATTCTTGTCAAAATTAGCGAGTCGATGCATTATCGGTTTAAAACAGTCACCGCAACGACTTTTTCTTAGTTTAAAGTACATTTCTatgattatgttaatttaaaaaataaataatactaaaatttaaacagtCACTGGTTAATTTAGTTGAATTACATCgatcttttattttttgaacGCGAGCGTCATTAAGAATAGGTTATCAAATATAAGcagttaaaatctttaaaaacacaaatttgattcataaaacctctttttaacaacattttttgcTTGAATTAAGTTTGCTATGTTGTAgcattttgtatgtttgtttcgCAATCAAGTCACAAATTGTCACGGAttgatttcgatgaaattttctCATGGCCGTTATAATTGTACGATATAGACTACaccaaaactgttttattttttttaaacaaaatattatttctgaatattttatatatttttttataataaatgaccATGCTATCTTAACTTCTACCAttgacatattatattctacaatAGACAAAACCGTTGATGTAAAGAATTTgttgtttgttaatataatattagctaaGCAATTAATCACTTGAACAAAAGATAGTTTTACAAACTTGACTACTGAATTGTTATTTAACTCCAGCTACATATACTTTCGGATTTTCGAATTATTGGCGCTGCTACGTACGCGTCCACACTGAACGAATGGCAAAGCCACATTTATGTCAGGTGTAGGGTCTGCAGTTCAGTTCTGTCGAACAAAGTGATTGTTCGGAACGCCATATACAGTACATATATATGGATGGttttcacattttatatatgtgtactttttatttttcctcCTTGTTTAACTAGATagaatactaatttatatatagcaaGCTATCCGATTTTGTAAACTTTCTATAAGACgaatgtacgtacgtacgtagaACGTACTCtcaaatttaactatttaactATGGTactattatttaactattataactgtagtaaataaattgttatttgaagTTAACAGTGTAAATACAACTTgcctttaacaaaaaaatatcttaaattatgaataactaATACGTGACGTGATCTCAAATCctgtaaagtataaaaatagctATAGGTACAACCCTGAAACCTGATGCTATGAAACAATAGACCAGTGtgttaaagtaaatatagtaaCTAATATATGCAAACATATCCTCGAAATTTAGTGTTCTTATGCTTCTGAACACTCTATGAATAATAGGTTTTAAAATTTGagcgaatttaatatattctacaaaTCTAGAATAGATATTGAACATCCGCCGAGAAACGTGAACGCTTCAATATTCGCACAAGTTCTTTGTATCGTCGTAGGTATTCATTCGTCGCGATCGACAGTTAGCTGCTTCATGCGATATCGAATCCAGCCCTTTCAATACGAAAGCGAATAGACGACAAAGCGGCACGATTTCCCCATTTGCTCAATAGAAATGCCATTTAGCGTTTCAGTTCAAAAAAGATGATTATCCTTAAGTCTGAGCATTTCATATCGTTTTCCTTCGTCGATATTCAGTTCATGTGCAGAGTTCACTTCTGGCTTTGAAGCTTGAGTCTTTCAAAGGCgtgctttttaaatttacaataggAAAGTTTGGAAGTGCTTTTTTCTTACACCAATTAGGTACCTACtctctataatattttagagcTCTTATTCTTATCCTCAAGTTGCAGTAGGTATATTAAGAAAggtataaactaaaataaataagaaacagtTTTTACCAAATTACGATAATACTTCTAAGCCGGTGCTAGTTTACATCGAAATAAGTAAATGCAATTCTTCAATgtcgaataatttttttaaacttagatttatttatagtattatttaatcgTCATCAAAAATGATTTCGAATTTTGGTTACTACGTTTTCGCTGAGTGTgtgaatacaattaaaagattgcttttataatttaatttaatgtttcattaaaattattaattctgtaaATACATACTAAGTATGAAACATCAGATTAGAACATATATTCGCAGCCGTAGTATTATTGCTTATACCACAAATTAATAAGCGATTTTGTTACTAATTTCAATTTcttcaatttcatcaaataatgTCGAAGTCCAAACTTTTTTTGCATCCTACGGAGCATGTTGCGCTAATCTTTCTTGTTGCTTAATAAACTTCTAGATGTAGGTTGGTTTGAAGTTCCGTTTCCATCTGGCTCATCCAAACGACAAATCCTTATCTTTTCTATATGCGTCTGATAACGGTAGCACGATAAGATTCTTCAAAACCAATGTTTGCAAAATGTACTCCGGTTTTCGTATTACTTAGACGATGACCTACGTTGAAGACTAACGTCGTATGAGCCCTTTGACTACGGCCCATAGATAAATCTTGACTTGAACAATACTTGCGCAAAATCGAGTGATCTTGAGTTCGGCAGTTCAGCGCTTCGGAGTAATATGGGTTATATAAAGAATGCATGGACAGCAAGGACAGTGAGGCACAGTGCATAGGCAAATTAGCACACCTCCCtcttaaaggttttttttcgaCATGCAGATATGaagattttaattgaaaagaaTTTTCTCAGTACTTTCTGACTACCTCGTGGGTTGGGGCATTGTATTCTTTGATCCCCTTATATTGTCAGATACTATCTACTAATACAAGATGTATTAGTAAgctcaagtatttttttataaagtgctCATTctcatattttgtaatatagttACTACTACGGATCTAATTTGCAAAGTGTAAACGTTGTTGGTTTGATATATCCAGGCGACGACCAAAAtaaacgaaatgtttttttttcgaaaattagcattgaaactatatttatgaaaaactaaAGCCTGAATGGTTCGTATTTGAAGTCATTCGTGAATCAagaagtaagaaaaaaaatagaattaaccTCCTTATAATAGCAGAacttatcatcatcatcgtaATTTGCACttgatattaattacataacaagGATTCATTAATAACGTCTTTATTAGGGGACTACAATATAAGTGGACTTAACGGGGTGTAGTCACAATAGTAGGCAAATTGAGTTAGGTAGGTACATTGTCGTAAACAAGCACAGTAATTTGCGAGTCGACATGGCTCGAATCACCCGATTAGATTCGAACAAGTATACTGTCATACGCAACCAAATTGAATAGATACTCAATGAACTCAATGGGGAGTGAGAGACGCAATATTGatctgtacaaaaatattaagattttaatttaaaaagactgacaaaaaaaattaatgactaatgaaataataatatgtataatttattctacaCGATACCATTAAACAAACGAAATGAATAAATTGTGTTATTGTGTTTAATATgcttagaaaaataatgaaacattttttcatatagataagtaataaattatttcatttttagatCGAAgtgactttttttatgatagggGCAGGTAGACCAGCAAATGGGtgacctgatagtaagtggccaccacccccatagacaatgacactgtaagaaatattaaacatttcttatatcTGTAAAGCACTTGGTTCCCAAGGAATCAAAAtgtcgcttgtgcctgtagttacactggttcactcacccttcaaatcggaaaaatacaatactgagtactgctgtttggcggtgaaatatctgataagtgggtgatacctacctacccagatgggcttgcacaaagccataccaccaaaatcagaaataaatgtttacagtGTTTTGTAAATTCATCATAAGAGATTGTGGCTAAATTGAAGTAGAGAGGTTTGACATTTTTGAAATCTCAGATATAGAAATTGGAATTTCGGTAATCTATACAGAGCGCAGCTTAACAAAAATCTCTAACACTTACATAAGACAATTCGATGGGTTACAATATCATGTCATTGGAATCGTACACGGTtagttgttaaatatattatatacaagtttCCGCCAGCGGTGATATGTCATTTGACCTTTTAGGTACCCCTCATAACATAGATGAATAATTGCatgattataatcaataaataaacaaatttattcgcatttataatattatttagtagtaatatatttaaatttggtaaataatataaaatataagtcataATATTCGTATACAATTAggattaatattagaaattattattaacgctTGTTCTTacgtaaaaacattttaaatcatACTACGGAACTCCCACCAAGAGTGTCATCCCGCTCGCACTtggttagattttttattaagtattcatCTTCTCATAATACGATCATTGACACATTACCTTTGTATGTAAAATGAGCTCGGAGGACATTTGGCGGTTTGAGCAAAAAGCAGTGGCGTTCTCTCttttattgacattaaataGCCGATATAAATTCCTTTGGCGGATTACGAAATTTATTGGATTCAAAATTAAAGGAGACCGATTTCAATGGCGTACGCTGACAGGCTTCGTTTACGGGTAAGTTGAGAGGACTGGTAAAAAGGTATAACTatacaaaaacttattaaaaaatattatcttttagatAGCTTAGGAGGATAGGGAGGTCAATTTTGTGCCGTGCTTTATTTTGGGgcagaaaaaaaatctatattactCTATAGGCATATGCatattgtctttattatttactagcaaCTCGTCATGGATCGCAGTAGAATAAGGGCCttcataaaacgtttatatcatAATACCTAAATATAACGATTAGTTTACGCGGAGCTCCCCAGTAAAGCTCCCAGTCAGCGTCATTGCTTCAGATATCTTCAACAATTATTGTCATATTTCAGTCAATTTACTTAAGAATATATAGCAACGAAGTATACGCACCAGTAACCATAGGATATTTTGCCCGATGGATGATCTGAAAAAGATGGCGGGGCCTGGTTACAAGAGCTATGAGCTACATTTGGGAAAAGCCTATATGCAACTGAACACGACGATTGACAGTTACGTAACTCCTCTATTAATTACATTGTCAAATCTAATCAAGCTTGTACTACGTTAGAATTATTAGGTCAACAGCATTTATATGCAGTAATTACAGTTCTGCTCTTTAGCACACAAGGCCAAATAAAACTGACAAATTAGGTCACATTAATTACTAAATGAATGTgacctaattttaacctttattttaaagaaagcaGACAAGTAAATGGGCATCTTAATCGTAAATGGAGCCTTAATTTAACATCAGGCCATTTACCATTGTCGATAGGTACATAACACAAGTGTATA comes from Vanessa tameamea isolate UH-Manoa-2023 chromosome 15, ilVanTame1 primary haplotype, whole genome shotgun sequence and encodes:
- the Alkb gene encoding nucleic acid dioxygenase ALKBH1 produces the protein MKRNLDMKCKDNFMKRFKYYKSNKPEPSLDKVVRIQYDIPIEVNNISNVIEEDSRTKLLGLRNFTDWKTYTFMKHTGLFLIANPFTSLGQRYWIRKCLEDYPRKPNKTNIDIEKQIEDWWREIHKSDELDRKMQKKLRWTTLGYHHNWDTKVYCEKNRNIFPSELAELCDVVAQYLGYTNFNAQAAIVNYYHMGSTLSAHTDHSEVNLEAPLFSFSFGQSAIFLIGGQEKSHEPSAILLNSGDILIMSKEARLCYHAVPKILQASDQPWNNHEELIQITDNGKTKYINEETIIKEVNRNIDNKEWTQFNSYVEESRINVNVRQVLMENQERLDS